The Phaenicophaeus curvirostris isolate KB17595 chromosome 15, BPBGC_Pcur_1.0, whole genome shotgun sequence genome window below encodes:
- the SLC22A4 gene encoding solute carrier family 22 member 4, with protein sequence MRDYDAATAFLGEWGRFQRLVFFLLSASIVPNGFNGMSAVFLAGTPEHRCAVPRGANLSGEWRAASIPLEPRGGRAAPSRCRRYRLAALANLSALGLRPGSDVELAALEQEPCLDGWEYSRDVYRSTIVTEWNLVCDDDWKAPLTTSLFFVGVLIGSFVSGQLSDRFGRKNILFLTMAVQTGFSFLQIFSTSWEMFTVLFLIVGMGQISNYVVAFILGTEILGKSVRIIFSTLGVCVFFAIGYMLLPLFAYFIRDWRMLLLALTVPGLFCIPLWWVIPESPRWLISQGRYKEAEAVIQKAAKINGIPAPPVLFDIAQMQDSKPQQQQKAILLDLFRTRNIATITIMSLLLWFFTSVGYFGLSLSTPNWHGNAFINCFLSAVIEVPAYVIAWLLLRSFPRRYSLSGTLFLGGGVVLFIQLVPADFNVLSVGLVMLGKFGITAAFSMLYVYNVELYPTLVRNMAVGATSMASRLGSILAPYFVYLGAYDRFLPYILMGSLTVLIGILTLFLPESYGNPLPESFEQMLQVKCFRNGHQTTGVRNSKKSPTILVTPL encoded by the exons ATGCGCGACTACGACGCGGCCACCGCCTTCCTGGGCGAGTGGGGCCGCTTCCAGCGCCTCGTCTTCTTCCTGCTGAGCGCCAGCATCGTCCCCAACGGCTTCAACGGCATGTCGGCCGTGTTCCTGGCCGGCACGCCCGAGCACCGCTGCGCCGTGCCCCGCGGCGCCAACCTGAGCGGCGAGTGGCGGGCGGCCAGCATCCCGCTGGagccgcggggcgggcgggcggcccCGAGCCGCTGCCGCCGCTACCGCCTGGCCGCCCTCGCCAACCTCTCGGCGCTGGGGCTGCGCCCGGGCTCCGACGTGGAGCTGGCGGCGCTGGAGCAGGAGCCGTGCCTGGACGGCTGGGAGTACAGCCGCGACGTCTACCGCTCCACCATCGTCACCGAG TGGAATCTGGTGTGCGATGACGACTGGAAAGCCCcgttaaccacctccctgtttTTCGTGGGGGTCCTCATCGGCTCCTTCGTCTCGGGGCAGCTCTCAGACAG GTTTGGCAGGAAGAATATCCTTTTTTTGACGATGGCCGTGCAGACTGGCTTCAGCTTCCTGCAGATCTTCTCCACCAGCTGGGAGATGTTCACAGTGCTCTTTCTCATAGTGGGGATGGGACAGATCTCTAACTACGTGGTGGCCTTCATACTGG GAACAGAAATTCTTGGCAAATCAGTTCGTATTATATTCTCTACGTTAGGAGTTTGCGTGTTTTTTGCAATTGGCTACATGTTGCTGCCCCTGTTTGCTTACTTCATCAGAGACTGGCggatgctgctgctggcgcTCACTGTCCCGGGGCTGTTCTGCATCCCGCTCTGGTG GGTCATTCCCGAATCCCCTCGGTGGCTAATCTCCCAGGGAAGATATAAGGAGGCAGAAGCTGTTATCCAAAAGGCTGCAAAAATAAATGGCATTCCAGCCCCTCCCGTGCTTTTTGACATCGCACAG atGCAGGATTCGaagcctcagcagcagcagaaggctATCCTTCTGGACCTATTTCGAACCCGAAACATTGCAACTATTACTATTATGTCATTACTTTTGTG GTTTTTCACATCGGTTGGTTACTTTGGCCTCTCCCTCAGCACTCCAAACTGGCATGGAAATGCCTTCATCAACTGCTTCCTCTCGGCTGTTATTGAAGTTCCAGCTTACGTGATTGCCTGGCTTCTCCTCCGCTCCTTCCCTCGGCGCTACTCCCTATCCGGCACCTTGTTTTTAGGGGGAGGTGTTGTCCTCTTCATTCAGCTGGTTCCTGCAG atTTCAACGTCCTGTCTGTTGGCCTGGTTATGCTTGGAAAATTTGGCATCACAGCTGCCTTTTCCATGCTCTATGTCTACAACGTGGAGCTGTACCCAACGCTAGTGCGGAACATGGCAGTTGGAGCTACATCCATGGCTTCCAGGCTGGGCAGCATCCTTGCTCCTTACTTTGTTTACCTAG GTGCCTACGACCGGTTCCTACCATACATCCTGATGGGAAGCCTGACTGTGCTGATCGGCATCTTGACCCTGTTTCTCCCGGAGAGCTACGGCAACCCCCTGCCCGAGAGCTTTGAGCAAATGCTGCAGGTGAAATG TTTCAGAAATGGGCATCAAACCACTGGTGTCAGGAATTCAAAGAAGAGTCCTACCATTCTGGTAACACCCTTATGA